From Xenopus tropicalis strain Nigerian chromosome 3, UCB_Xtro_10.0, whole genome shotgun sequence, the proteins below share one genomic window:
- the chrm2 gene encoding muscarinic acetylcholine receptor M2 — protein sequence MNNSSLVNVSSTNETMMGSPYKTVEVVFIVIVAGSLSLVTIIGNILVMVSIKVNRHLQTVNNYFLFSLACADLIIGVFSMNLYTLYTVIGYWPIGPVVCDLWLALDYVVSNASVMNLLIISFDRYFCVTKPLTYPVRRTTKMAGMMIAAAWVLSFILWAPAILFWQFIVGGRTVPEGECYIQFFSNAAVTFGTAIAAFYLPVIIMTVLYWQISRASKSRIKKGKKEAAPNQDPISPSNVQGKIVKPNNNNVAANEDGLDHGKIQNGKVTSNSGIENCVQAEGEEKEISNDSTSVSVVNTKDEGAAKDVPQASGSQANPKTENSKLTCIRIVTKSPKGDCSNATGTTVEIVPGANGRNGEDKQNIVARKIVKMTKQPPKKKLPPSREKKVTRTILAILLAFIITWTPYNVMVLINTFCAVCVPNTVWTIGYWLCYINSTINPACYALCNTTFKKTFKHLLMCQYKNIGSAR from the coding sequence ATGAATAACTCAAGCCTAGTCAACGTGTCCTCAACCAATGAGACCATGATGGGAAGCCCTTACAAAACGGTAGAGGTGGTCTTCATTGTGATTGTGGCTGGATCCCTCAGCTTGGTCACCATCATTGGAAACATCTTGGTCATGGTCTCCATAAAAGTCAACCGACACCTTCAGACTGTCAACAACTATTTTTTGTTCAGCTTAGCCTGCGCTGACTTGATCATCGGGGTCTTCTCCATGAACCTCTATACTCTCTACACTGTGATTGGGTACTGGCCGATAGGACCTGTTGTGTGCGACCTATGGTTGGCCTTGGATTACGTCGTCAGCAATGCTTCAGTCATGAACCTTCTCATCATCAGCTTTGATAGGTATTTCTGTGTCACCAAACCTCTAACCTATCCAGTGAGGCGCACCACCAAGATGGCAGGCATGATGATTGCCGCCGCTTGGGTGCTATCTTTTATTCTATGGGCGCCTGCTATACTTTTTTGGCAGTTTATCGTTGGAGGGAGAACTGTCCCAGAAGGTGAGTGCTACATCCAGTTCTTCTCCAATGCCGCGGTCACGTTTGGCACGGCTATCGCTGCCTTCTACTTGCCCGTCATTATCATGACCgtgttgtactggcagatatcgAGAGCGAGCAAAAGCCGGATCAAGAAGGGCAAAAAAGAGGCAGCGCCCAATCAAGACCCAATATCTCCTAGTAATGTCCAAGGGAAAATCGTAAAACCAAATAACAACAACGTGGCCGCCAACGAAGACGGGTTGGACCATGGGAAAATCCAGAACGGCAAAGTCACGAGCAACTCCGGCATCGAAAACTGCGTCCAGGCAGAAGGGGAAGAAAAAGAGATCTCCAACGACTCCACGTCGGTCAGCGTCGTCAACACCAAGGACGAAGGTGCCGCCAAAGACGTCCCACAGGCCTCGGGATCTCAAGCCAATCCAAAGACGGAGAACTCCAAGCTCACGTGCATACGGATAGTGACAAAGTCCCCGAAGGGCGATTGTTCTAATGCCACCGGCACCACCGTGGAGATCGTCCCAGGGGCCAACGGACGCAACGGAGAAGACAAGCAGAACATAGTTGCCCGCAAAATTGTAAAGATGACCAAACAGCCTCCCAAGAAGAAGCTTCCACCTTCCAGAGAAAAGAAAGTCACAAGGACAATCTTGGCCATTCTGCTTGCGTTCATTATCACCTGGACACCGTACAACGTCATGGTTTTAATTAACACCTTCTGTGCCGTCTGCGTGCCCAACACCGTTTGGACTATCGGCTACTGGCTTTGCTATATCAACAGCACCATCAACCCTGCTTGCTACGCCCTCTGCAATACCACCTTCAAGAAGACTTTCAAGCACCTCCTAATGTGCCAGTATAAAAACATCGGCTCGGCTAGGTAA